Within the Gloeobacter kilaueensis JS1 genome, the region CAAAGGTGAAAAGTCTTGCAAGAGCGCTTGACAAATAATTTGGCAGCGAAGGATACTGTTTGAGTCCTGAGCGTGCAGGTTTCCCAGATGTTAACGACGTCAAAATCTGCTTTTGTTCTAAAAAGAGCCTTGGCTGTTGGTTTAGCCATGAGTCTGCAGCTTCTTCAACCACTTTCATTGAAAGCGCAGAGTAATGATCTTTCGCTTGGGCAGGCATTTAACATGGGGGACATTACTGCCCCTAAGCGTTTTCGAGGAAATGTTGGATATGGGCGCACCAATCTCTGGCAGTTCAGCTTGCCTACCAATACCAATCAAGTCACAATCACACTCTCTGATGCAACCGAGTTCATAATGGCAGAACTTTTTCAAGACACAAACAACGATGGACGACTCCAACAGGAAGAAATCCTCTTTCAATGGGATAGGAACAATCCATCAATTACCTCTGATCTCGAGGCCGGAACTTATTACATTGTTACTAATAGCAGCAGCGGGAGAACAAACTATCAAATTACTCTGACAGGTGTTCCCAGACCTGCTGTACCGGCAGAAACACCCGGTCAAGAGTTAGCATCCGCTCTGGATTTGGGTAAATTCTCTGGAGTAACAAAGGTAACAGGTTTTGTTGGAAAAACCCATCCTCTCAGTTTTTATCGCTTTACTGCTGAAACCAACCTCGATAATTTTACGATGACGTTCTCGGGTTTGAACGCCTTGAGTACCTATATTTCAGCACTACTCTTTCGGGATTCAAACAACGATGGGCAGTATCAGCAGCAAGAAAGGCTGCTTTTTATTGATCGCAATAATCTTTCTTCTTCAACGGCTCTCGAAGCAGGCCCTTATTACATACTGGTTGATCATGGTTCTAGTAATTCTAATTACCAGTTGACACTGTCTGCAACCTCCCGGCCTGCATCCACCGCCGCTCCTGGTGCGGATCCTGAAACTGCTTTGAATCTAGGAACCTTGGGACGAACCGTGAAGATTACTGGGTATGTTGGGCAAACTCACCCAGTTAGTGTTTATCGTTTTCAACTATCTAGAGCCAGGAAGAACTTTTCCATTTCACTTTCTAAAACGTCTAGGTACATTGATATAGGTTTGTATCAAGATCGAAATAGCGACGGTCAGCTTCAACAAAATGAAAGATTGCTGGGCTTCGGTCTAAACCCATCTGCCTCGAGCGGCACGACAGGTAGTTTGCCTGTTGCACCTGCTGGTACTTACTATATTCAAGTTAATGCTGGCATAAATAACAGCAACTACCTTCTAACAATTGCACCTTGAAGTATTAAGGGACAGGATAGATAGCTACTCATCCGGCAGGTCGAAGAGAACTGTGCCCATGTAGCGCTCTGCCCAGTCTTCGCCAAAAGCTTTGACCAGGATGCGGCGGGTCTTGTCGTTTTTTTGTTGTTGCTCGCTGTAGTGGCGATGGCCAGAACGAATCTCAGCTTCTATTTCGGCGCTCACTGGTTCAGCTTGATTGGCCTGCTCGCAATAAAAGCGCAGGTACGCCTGGGAAATCTCGATAAATAGATCGGCTTCCGACTGGTTGACCAGGCGCGTAAACAGGCAGCGCGGCGAGAAGATCGTTCCCCAGGGGGGCAGATTGCGCAGTTCGCTAAAGCCATTGCGGCGCTGGTATGCGGGTTTGAGTCCTGAGAGGTACGGCTCGCCCAGCGGACCGCGCACGGGGGTGAGGTCGATGATCGCGGCACTCACGACGTGGGAGTTGGCGACGATGTCGGTGCCCAGGATCGGCAATTCGTACTGCGGACGGGGGTACATGACGCAGTGCAAAATATCGAGATCGCTGCCGACGGTGGCCAGCTCCAGGTGCAACTTGCGAAAGACACGGCTTTGATAGCAGCGGTTGGCGATCGTCAGCCGGTCGCCTTCGAGCTGGCCCTCGACGAAACCGAGATCGGCTGGCAGATGGTAAGGTTCCAGCTGCAGGTACGCCCCCCAGGTTGAAACCAGCAGATCAGCCAGTGAGCTGACCAGCGGGTGCAGGGGTTTGATCGTCTTCGCTTCCATCGCCATCGGTCGTAAACTCCGGTTGCATTCTGACATCTCGCTGCCGGCTGGGCCTAGAATTGGGGCAGCCTGTTCGCTAGTAAGCTCTGTTCTTCTTATCTTGAAGGATTATGCCTGAAACTTCATCTATGTTCGGGACGCTCTCGGGTGAATTTACCGAGCGGGCGCGGCGGGTGCTCGATGCGGCTCGCGAGGAGGCCCAGGGACTGGGCTACCAGTTTGTCAGTACCGAACATCTGCTGCTCGGGTTACTGGTAGAAGGCAGCAGTGAAGAAGCCCGCTTTCTGGTCGAAAAAGGCATAGTCCTGCCGGAGACGCGCCAGCTCATCGAGCGGATGATAGGCCGGGGACCGGGCTTGATCCCCAAGGAGATGCCCTTTACCCCGAGGGCGCGCTACGCCTGGGAGATCGCCTACGACCAGACCGAGCAACTCAAGCACTCTCACATCGACACCTGTCACATCTTCTTCGGATTGGTGCGCGAATGTTTGTTTGCAGGCAAGCGGGGCGGCGGGGCGGCGAGCGTCTTCCGGCACTTTGGCGTCGATCTGCGCGAATTCGAGGAACGTTCGCTGGTGCTGATGCGGGCCTTCGGTAGCGGAACGGGTGTCCCGGCTGCTGTGAAGAACCTGGGCAACGAGCGCATCGACGATGGGGCAGTCTCCGAGACGCTTACCGTGTTCCATGCGCCGGTGCCCGTCCCCGGTGAGGTTATCAGTTCACCGCCGGAACTGGCAGCAGGAGAAGTCCGCGCCCGGCTCATCGCAGCTCTGCTCAGCTTTGTCGAAGCGCACAAGCTGGGCAGCGTGGCGAGCAACGCTCCGATCTATGCAGGCAGCGATGTGCTGATGGTCGATGTGCTCTATTTTGGGCGCGAGCG harbors:
- a CDS encoding phycocyanobilin:ferredoxin oxidoreductase — encoded protein: MAMEAKTIKPLHPLVSSLADLLVSTWGAYLQLEPYHLPADLGFVEGQLEGDRLTIANRCYQSRVFRKLHLELATVGSDLDILHCVMYPRPQYELPILGTDIVANSHVVSAAIIDLTPVRGPLGEPYLSGLKPAYQRRNGFSELRNLPPWGTIFSPRCLFTRLVNQSEADLFIEISQAYLRFYCEQANQAEPVSAEIEAEIRSGHRHYSEQQQKNDKTRRILVKAFGEDWAERYMGTVLFDLPDE
- a CDS encoding Uma2 family endonuclease, whose translation is MFGTLSGEFTERARRVLDAAREEAQGLGYQFVSTEHLLLGLLVEGSSEEARFLVEKGIVLPETRQLIERMIGRGPGLIPKEMPFTPRARYAWEIAYDQTEQLKHSHIDTCHIFFGLVRECLFAGKRGGGAASVFRHFGVDLREFEERSLVLMRAFGSGTGVPAAVKNLGNERIDDGAVSETLTVFHAPVPVPGEVISSPPELAAGEVRARLIAALLSFVEAHKLGSVASNAPIYAGSDVLMVDVLYFGRERRAGGRYRLPDLAVLVAEPQADRAQSVAVLSAKLQLLFELGVRYGLLIDSEGETVRIFAPQKAPVLLQGEQMLQLPELLPGWQIRIDQLWSRAL